The Reichenbachiella carrageenanivorans region GGCGTACTAAGCATTTCATCAACGCCTTTGGCGAGGAAATGGTCGTAGAAAATGCCGAAACAGCCATTACTCACGCTTGTGATACTACAGGAGCAGTAATCGAAAACTTTACTGCAGCACCGGTGCACTTTACCGACAAAACCCGTGGTGGGCATGAATGGATCATTGAATTTCAGAAAAGTCCAGACAGTTTAGACCGATTTGCCCTGATCCTCGATGAGAAACTCAGAGAGGTAAACTCTGACTACGACGCCAAACGTTACAAGGATATCGCACTCAAAATGCCCGTTCTACATGCCGCACAACCTGGCACATTCTATGAATGGATGAAAAAAAGAGGCAAGTTAGGTGGGCAAAACAAAGTACCAAGGCTTTCTAATACTCGAGAATACTTAGACGACATTTTAAAATTGATCAACGGAGAGTAATCCAACACTACTAGTGACGTAGTCGATAAGCTGCACTAAAGATAAACTGGTGGAAGTATTCTGTATGAAACTGACAGTCGAAACCATGACCGGCCACTATCGCCCGTATGTCTTTGAGCTGGTTACTTTCTAGTTTTGTAGTTATTCTAAAAAACAAATGCATCAGACGAGACAGCACGGCATGTTGTTTTCGACTGGGTAGTATCTGAAAATCAGCAAGTAGTAAAATAGCGCTCGATTTCATCAATTTAGAAATATGACTCAAATGGTAAGTTAAGCTATGGTCGTTGAACAAATCCAAAAAATAAAAACAGCAGACACAATCGTAAGTGGCATGAGTCTCAAAGTGTTGAAACTTCTCTTCACAATAATTAATCTTCAATAGAGATCCGCTAACCACTCGCCGCTGGGCCTTTTTCATCATTTGACGAGATGGCTCTATAAAATCCACTGTCAAAGGGATTTTCAAATGATCCATAGCAACAAGTACTTGCCCAGCACCTCCCCCAAGAATCAATACACGATCCTCCGCTTTCAATAGATGTAAAAAATGTTTTTGAGAATGAAGTATTCTTCCTCCAAAGATCACATGAGCTAGCGTGTCATAAAACCAAGCGATACGATTGTAATTGTTCAAAACAGATAAATCAATCCAGGAAACAAAAAGACAACATCGCCTATCCAACGAAACCGCTCTTGCTGCTTGAACCACTCTGGGAACCAATAAATAGCAGCCAACAAACCTGACATCATTACAAAAATGTATTGTAAAACAAGTTCACTTTCCTTTGAATGAAGGAAAAAGGAAGTCACAATCAACACACCTAACACCACAATCATCCAGCGCAGATGACTCAGGGTACGTGCTGCGCCAAAATGCGTAGCCCAAGATCTGTGGCCATCCTGCGTATCGTATGCTACTTCATAATAAGAAAACAAGAGCAAATTGATCGCAGCCATCAAAACCGTCTGACTAAAAAATAAAACAAGAGAAGAATCGATATGGCTACCTAAAGAAAAAGTACCTAAATATATCCCACAAGCATATAACACGGCTATAAATATTTCTTTGGCAAAGTAAATCTTGAACAACCAAATAGAGAGAAAATACAACCCAA contains the following coding sequences:
- a CDS encoding class I SAM-dependent methyltransferase, yielding MNNYNRIAWFYDTLAHVIFGGRILHSQKHFLHLLKAEDRVLILGGGAGQVLVAMDHLKIPLTVDFIEPSRQMMKKAQRRVVSGSLLKINYCEEKFQHFETHATYDCVCCFYFLDLFNDHSLTYHLSHISKLMKSSAILLLADFQILPSRKQHAVLSRLMHLFFRITTKLESNQLKDIRAIVAGHGFDCQFHTEYFHQFIFSAAYRLRH
- a CDS encoding UbiA family prenyltransferase, with the protein product MTFLKHILSVIRWLSLDVVVGGVIFTCSMAKVAQVELPVSIPVALACCIWLIYTLDHLIDGNSRDRDPSMERHVFHRKYRRPIFVLFLLVAGLGLRLLFFIPHSTLIYGCVLLGLVGLYFLSIWLFKIYFAKEIFIAVLYACGIYLGTFSLGSHIDSSLVLFFSQTVLMAAINLLLFSYYEVAYDTQDGHRSWATHFGAARTLSHLRWMIVVLGVLIVTSFFLHSKESELVLQYIFVMMSGLLAAIYWFPEWFKQQERFRWIGDVVFLFPGLIYLF